In a single window of the Carassius gibelio isolate Cgi1373 ecotype wild population from Czech Republic chromosome A12, carGib1.2-hapl.c, whole genome shotgun sequence genome:
- the rgs7b gene encoding regulator of G-protein signaling 7 isoform X3: MAAHGYFFPISDHVLMLKDDGTFYRFQTPYFWPSNCWEPENTDYAVYLCKRTMQNKARLELADYEAESLARLQRAFARKWEFIFMQAEAQAKVDKKRDKIERKILDSQERAFWDVHRPVPGCVNTTEADIKKSSRMKQPHKTRKSVYGLQNDIRSQSPTHTAAPEVKEPTEDELRNQIQNWQTQLDRHCLKMSKVAESLLSFSEQYIEYDPFFTTPEPSNPWISDDVTSWELEASKEAGQHRVKRWGFCFDEVLKDPAGREQFLKFLESEFSSENLRFWLAVQELKKRPIREVPSRVQEIWEEFLAPGAPSAINVDSRSYDKTTQNIKDPGRYAFQDAQEHIYKLMKSDSYSRFIRSSAYQELLQAKKKIWRFGVISDEEHLRSHNHRCLRHT, from the exons ACTCCATATTTCTGGCCGTCAAACTGCTGGGAACCAGAAAACACTGACTATG cGGTTTACCTCTGTAAACGAACAATGCAGAATAAAGCTCGTCTGGAGCTGGCCGATTATGAAGCT GAGAGTTTGGCGAGGCTACAGAGAGCTTTTGCACGGAAATGGGAGTTTATATTCATGCAAGCAGAAGCACAAGCGAA AGTGGACAAAAAGCGGGACAAGATCGAGCGGAAGATCTTGGACAGTCAGGAGCGGGCCTTCTGGGACGTTCACAGACCTGTG cctGGCTGTGTGAACACTACTGAAGCTGACATAAAGAAATCCTCCCGGATGAAGCAGCCGCACAAAACACGgaag tcagtGTACGGTTTACAGAATGACATCCGCAGTCAGAGTCCGACTCACACCGCCGCTCCGGAAGTGAAAGAGCCCACGGAGGACGAGCTTCGCAACCAG ATCCAGAACTGGCAAACACAGCTGGACAGACACTGCTTAAAGATGTCCAAAGTCGCAGAGAG TTTGTTGAGTTTCTCGGAGCAGTACATCGAGTACGATCCGTTCTTCACGACGCCGGAGCCGTCGAACCCCTGGATCtctgatgatgtcacttcctgggaGCTGGAGGCCAG TAAAGAGGCCGGGCAGCACCGAGTCAAGCGCTGGGGATTCTGCTTCGACGAGGTTCTGAAGGATCCGGCCGGGAGAGAACAGTTCCTCAAGTTCCTGGAGTCCGAGTTCAGCTCCGAGAACCTGAG GTTCTGGCTGGCGGTGCAGGAGCTGAAGAAGCGTCCGATCCGAGAGGTTCCCAGCAGGGTGCAGGAGATCTGGGAAGAGTTCCTGGCTCCTGGAGCTCCGAGTGCCATCAACGTCGACTCCAGGAGCTACGACAAAACCACGCAGAACATCAAGGATCCTGGCCGATACGCTTTCCAAGACGCTCAG GAGCACATCTATAAGCTGATGAAGAGTGACTCCTACAGCCGCTTCATCCGATCCAGCGCTTACCAGGAGCTGCTGCAGGCCAAGAAGAAG ATCTGGAGATTCGGCGTGATTTCTGATGAGGAACACCTGCGCTCACACAATCACCGCTGCTTGAGACACACATGA
- the grem2b gene encoding gremlin-2b yields MSCKVALWLLFTGLLCLASAGRKTRPQGSIPSPHKAVSNTSDRRARKQEVLASSQEALVVTERKYLKSDWCKTQPLRQTVSQEGCRSRTVINRFCYGQCNSFYIPRHIRKEQESFQSCAFCRPQRFTSLTVELHCPDLQPDVRYRKIQRVKQCRCMSVSVSESGKQ; encoded by the coding sequence ATGAGCTGTAAGGTGGCGCTGTGGCTGTTGTTCACCGGTCTGCTGTGTCTCGCCTCCGCTGGCCGTAAGACCCGTCCGCAGGGATCCATCCCATCACCCCACAAAGCCGTTTCCAACACCTCCGACCGGCGCGCACGCAAACAGGAAGTGCTGGCCTCCAGCCAGGAAGCTCTGGTGGTGACCGAGCGCAAGTACCTGAAGAGCGACTGGTGCAAGACGCAGCCGCTGCGGCAGACGGTCAGTCAGGAGGGATGCAGGAGCCGCACGGTCATCAACCGCTTCTGCTACGGCCAGTGCAACTCCTTCTACATCCCACGGCACATCAGGAAAGAGCAGGAGTCCTTCCAGTCCTGTGCCTTCTGCAGACCGCAGCGCTTCACCAGCCTCACAGTGGAGCTCCACTGCCCTGACCTGCAGCCGGACGTCCGCTACCGCAAGATCCAGCGCGTCAAGCAGTGTCGCTGCATGTCTGTCAGCGTGTCCGAGTCTGGGAAACAGTGA